A genomic segment from Salipiger sp. CCB-MM3 encodes:
- a CDS encoding helix-turn-helix transcriptional regulator, with protein sequence MLLALRRSGEDFRALDGLQLSSLTPYLGVTLGGWRQLAQERARAAIEQGLCGNLGAGWILFATSGRVSAMAEGLAAQLNDLSGIKLCEGGWLALPEPEAQALRQALAALARPGAGPQHLTLSRAPLVQLVLTAEELAGEPALLGRLRHDLSARALPLTRLTAGLGLSRSEARLAACLCDGLSLAAAASELGWTLETGRSCSKQLFARLGVSGQPGVVRRVLASGVWLG encoded by the coding sequence ATGCTTCTCGCCCTGCGCCGCAGCGGCGAGGACTTCCGGGCGCTGGACGGTCTGCAGCTATCGAGCCTCACGCCCTATCTCGGCGTGACGCTCGGCGGCTGGCGGCAGCTGGCGCAGGAACGCGCCCGGGCGGCAATCGAGCAGGGACTCTGCGGCAATCTCGGCGCTGGCTGGATCCTCTTCGCCACCTCGGGGCGAGTGAGCGCCATGGCCGAGGGGCTGGCGGCGCAGCTCAATGACCTGTCCGGAATCAAGCTGTGCGAGGGTGGCTGGCTGGCGCTGCCCGAGCCCGAGGCGCAGGCTCTGCGCCAGGCACTAGCGGCGCTCGCACGGCCGGGCGCCGGGCCACAGCACCTGACCCTGTCGCGCGCGCCATTAGTGCAGCTGGTGCTGACCGCCGAGGAACTGGCCGGCGAGCCAGCGCTTCTGGGTCGCCTGCGCCACGATCTCTCGGCCCGGGCGCTACCTTTAACGCGGCTGACCGCGGGGCTCGGCCTCAGCCGCAGTGAGGCACGGTTGGCGGCATGTTTGTGTGACGGGCTAAGCCTCGCCGCCGCCGCCTCCGAGCTCGGCTGGACGCTTGAGACTGGCCGCAGCTGTTCCAAGCAGCTCTTCGCCCGGCTTGGAGTCAGCGGTCAGCCCGGCGTGGTGAGACGGGTACTGGCGAGCGGGGTATGGCTGGGGTGA
- a CDS encoding sulfotransferase, whose translation MISKSFPNVKGTIFIVTYGRSGSTVLQSLLQSIPGAHITGENNLALEGLFQASRSTRKARQVWGKKPQPPTHPWYGADKLKPNRFEARLAEVFVQEVIQPPNDTRWIGFKEVRYPRLGTNFPAFLNFCQRAFPNAFFVFNSRNGEDVSKSKWWANKPKAEVLQLVEDMDARFAEFTAANPSCSHHVYYEKTCADVASLQPLFDKLGEPLDLGVARKVLATPLTH comes from the coding sequence ATGATCTCCAAGTCATTTCCGAACGTAAAAGGTACGATCTTCATCGTTACCTATGGCCGCTCCGGCTCAACCGTTCTTCAGAGCCTCCTCCAGTCCATCCCTGGAGCCCACATCACAGGTGAGAATAACCTCGCGCTAGAAGGTCTGTTCCAGGCCAGCAGAAGCACACGTAAGGCTCGGCAGGTTTGGGGTAAAAAACCTCAGCCCCCCACCCACCCGTGGTATGGCGCCGACAAACTGAAGCCAAACCGTTTCGAAGCCCGCCTCGCGGAAGTTTTCGTTCAAGAGGTGATTCAGCCGCCAAATGATACGCGCTGGATAGGTTTCAAGGAAGTCCGCTACCCGCGTCTAGGCACCAACTTCCCAGCCTTCCTAAACTTCTGCCAACGCGCATTTCCCAACGCATTTTTCGTGTTCAATTCTCGGAACGGGGAGGACGTTTCAAAATCTAAGTGGTGGGCGAACAAGCCAAAAGCGGAGGTCTTGCAACTAGTCGAAGACATGGATGCTCGATTTGCAGAATTCACTGCAGCAAACCCGAGTTGCTCACACCACGTCTACTATGAGAAAACCTGTGCTGACGTCGCTTCCTTGCAACCTCTCTTCGACAAGCTTGGGGAGCCCTTAGATTTGGGAGTCGCACGAAAGGTGCTCGCGACGCCTTTAACGCACTGA
- a CDS encoding calcium-binding protein — MTTITLNGLQVDYLDDDAQSVGTVEIVLVLPSASATFSYFVDYYNDDGDPIVEFSDTIIEGYVAGVSIDDTDFDTVIMQVSWGSGNTSTILGLSWDTGGDTASDAYFVLGGDPLPEITSVADWQNFDDMITSMGLASGQYAPNRDILWTEFEDYSITEDDEFYGTSGRDKLNGGIGDDYFVSSARNDTYNGGKGVDQVTFANDPGGVYANLKTGTATDGWGNTDTLNSIEVLRGSAFDDKLIGKSGHNVLRGLAGDDVLNGGAGLDEVRYDRDARYGGSDGVTVNLKSGFAIDGFGNRDTLKSIEEVRGSDTNDKITGTGGRNQLEGEAGNDKLFGLNGSDKLYGGAGRDVIDGGAGNDKLYGEGGADRFVFSGNFGNDTIFDFQLAGTKEKIDLSDINEIISFRDLKNHHLSMVNGDAVISDDDGHTVTLDGIARADLSADDFIF; from the coding sequence ATGACGACGATTACTTTGAACGGCCTCCAGGTCGACTATCTTGACGATGACGCGCAGAGTGTCGGAACAGTTGAAATTGTATTGGTTCTGCCCTCAGCCAGTGCAACCTTCTCGTACTTCGTGGATTACTATAACGATGATGGAGACCCGATCGTCGAGTTCTCGGACACCATCATTGAAGGTTACGTAGCGGGCGTCTCAATCGATGACACGGACTTTGATACCGTCATTATGCAGGTCAGCTGGGGTAGCGGCAATACTTCGACCATTCTGGGGTTGAGCTGGGACACCGGGGGCGACACGGCATCCGATGCGTATTTCGTTCTGGGTGGCGATCCATTGCCGGAAATTACGTCCGTTGCCGACTGGCAGAACTTCGACGACATGATCACTTCCATGGGCTTGGCAAGCGGGCAATATGCTCCCAACCGGGACATCCTCTGGACGGAGTTCGAGGACTACTCGATCACCGAAGACGATGAGTTCTACGGAACCTCGGGCCGGGACAAGCTGAATGGTGGCATCGGTGACGACTATTTTGTCAGCTCTGCACGCAATGATACCTACAATGGCGGCAAGGGTGTCGACCAGGTAACCTTTGCCAACGATCCAGGCGGCGTTTATGCGAACCTCAAGACGGGGACGGCCACAGATGGTTGGGGCAATACCGACACGTTGAACAGCATCGAGGTATTGCGCGGTTCTGCCTTCGACGACAAGCTGATCGGCAAGAGCGGTCACAATGTTCTGCGAGGCCTCGCCGGGGACGATGTCCTGAATGGGGGCGCTGGCCTTGATGAGGTGCGCTATGATCGCGATGCACGATATGGCGGTAGCGATGGTGTCACGGTGAACCTCAAGAGCGGGTTTGCAATCGATGGCTTCGGCAACCGCGATACGTTGAAGAGCATCGAAGAAGTGCGTGGCTCTGATACGAATGATAAGATCACCGGTACGGGCGGTCGCAACCAGCTTGAAGGCGAAGCCGGCAATGACAAGCTCTTTGGGCTAAACGGAAGTGACAAGCTTTACGGTGGCGCTGGGAGAGATGTAATTGACGGTGGTGCTGGGAACGACAAGCTCTACGGCGAAGGAGGAGCCGATCGCTTCGTGTTCTCCGGTAATTTCGGCAACGACACGATCTTTGACTTCCAGCTCGCCGGCACCAAAGAGAAGATTGACCTGTCGGATATCAATGAGATCATCTCGTTCCGGGATCTGAAGAACCATCACCTTTCCATGGTAAATGGTGATGCGGTGATCTCCGACGATGACGGTCACACGGTTACATTGGATGGAATTGCGCGCGCGGACCTGTCGGCCGACGATTTCATCTTCTGA
- a CDS encoding M10 family metallopeptidase, with amino-acid sequence MLERQTIINSLSFNLSLLSDQQIHESGRAPYQLSYGFADGVEPADLAGSYTGWRALSAAERNVIRFALSEIETLINVEFTELTDTTDPDISLGKVALSGNIAGYGGVSYQTMGGRLSAYDGFALFDTDTAVTRARDVVMHELGHALGLSHSFGDPALPDAYESNKYTVMSYTENPETGEDAQGMMLFDILALQARWGANLSHATGNDAYTGPKDDLLEVIWDANGTDLLDASARNNGTVLDLREGRFSRFGKMHDDVAIAFDVQIENARGGSGRDRIIGNALGNEMVGGGGQDTVFGNGGRDRIHAGGGDDSAVGGLGRDLIWGGGGRDALHGSAGADGLYGKAGSDFIKGQKGADRLLGGGAADTLQGGAGDDSMRGQRGNDLVIGGAGRDTLHGNSGDDTLRGGAGVDLFVFNATDGNDIIRDFQEGIDRILLSTHFESLTVVRGSAVFNFAGNHSISVVGNFSDPEQTLAALQDDIIFA; translated from the coding sequence ATGCTTGAACGGCAGACGATCATCAACTCGCTGAGCTTCAATCTTTCCCTCTTGAGTGACCAGCAAATCCATGAAAGTGGCCGCGCGCCCTACCAGCTCAGCTACGGCTTCGCCGACGGCGTGGAGCCAGCCGATCTAGCAGGCAGCTATACCGGCTGGCGGGCTCTCTCCGCAGCCGAGCGGAATGTCATCCGTTTCGCACTGTCCGAGATCGAAACCCTGATCAACGTGGAGTTCACCGAGCTCACAGACACCACCGACCCCGACATTTCTCTCGGCAAGGTGGCGTTGTCAGGCAACATTGCAGGCTATGGAGGTGTATCATACCAGACGATGGGCGGTAGGCTCTCTGCCTACGACGGCTTCGCGCTCTTCGACACCGACACTGCCGTAACCCGCGCGCGGGACGTGGTCATGCACGAGTTGGGCCATGCACTGGGATTGAGTCACAGCTTTGGCGATCCCGCCTTGCCCGATGCCTACGAAAGCAACAAATACACGGTGATGTCCTACACCGAAAACCCCGAGACGGGGGAGGACGCTCAAGGCATGATGTTGTTTGACATTCTAGCGCTACAGGCCCGCTGGGGCGCGAACCTCTCCCATGCCACAGGTAACGACGCCTATACGGGTCCGAAGGACGACCTGCTCGAAGTGATATGGGACGCCAACGGCACAGATCTACTGGACGCCTCGGCGCGCAATAATGGCACGGTGCTAGACCTGCGCGAAGGTAGATTCTCGCGCTTCGGTAAAATGCACGACGATGTGGCCATCGCCTTTGACGTACAAATCGAAAATGCCCGAGGCGGCTCAGGCAGAGACCGCATCATCGGCAATGCACTCGGCAACGAAATGGTCGGCGGAGGCGGACAGGACACAGTCTTCGGCAATGGCGGCAGAGACAGGATTCATGCCGGAGGCGGGGACGATAGCGCAGTCGGCGGTTTGGGACGCGACCTGATCTGGGGCGGTGGCGGTCGGGATGCGCTCCATGGTAGCGCGGGTGCGGACGGGCTCTACGGAAAGGCTGGAAGCGATTTCATCAAAGGCCAGAAGGGCGCCGATCGGCTTCTCGGCGGAGGTGCCGCCGATACTCTCCAAGGAGGCGCCGGCGACGACAGCATGCGAGGCCAACGCGGGAACGACCTGGTCATCGGCGGCGCTGGGCGCGACACGCTTCACGGCAATTCTGGTGATGACACTCTTCGGGGAGGAGCGGGGGTAGACCTCTTCGTCTTCAACGCAACAGATGGCAACGACATCATCCGCGATTTTCAGGAGGGGATCGACCGCATCCTGCTCTCGACCCACTTCGAGAGTCTGACGGTGGTCAGGGGCTCAGCCGTCTTCAACTTCGCCGGGAACCACAGCATAAGCGTCGTGGGAAATTTTAGCGATCCCGAACAGACCCTCGCAGCGCTGCAGGACGACATTATTTTCGCCTGA
- the glf gene encoding UDP-galactopyranose mutase: MQVLLVGAGLSGAVIGRRLAEAGHEVRIIDSRSHIGGNCYTERDTETGVMVHTYGPHIFHTDDAEVWAYVNAFTRFMPYENRVKTTSQGAVYSLPVNLHTINQFYGKTMRPDEARKFLEEQADTSIEEPQNFEEQALRFVGPDLYAAFFKGYTEKQWGCSPRELPASILKRLPVRFTYNDNYFFHKFQGMPENGYTPMIEAILDHENITISLETSFTPDMATEADHVFYAGPLDGYFDYQLGRLGYRTLDFEKFSDTGDYQGCAVMNYGDREVPWTRITEHKHFSPWEEHEGTVCYREYSRAANPEDIPYYPIRMVDEKALLGDYVKLAEASSGVTFVGRLGTYRYLDMDVTIREALDTAAAFLACQRTGTAMPAFLKPPL; encoded by the coding sequence GTGCAGGTACTACTTGTTGGAGCGGGCTTGAGCGGCGCAGTTATCGGGCGTCGCTTGGCAGAAGCGGGCCACGAGGTCCGGATTATCGATAGCCGCAGCCATATTGGCGGAAATTGCTACACTGAACGCGACACCGAAACCGGGGTTATGGTGCACACCTACGGCCCGCATATCTTCCACACGGACGATGCCGAGGTCTGGGCTTATGTGAACGCCTTCACCCGCTTCATGCCCTACGAAAACCGCGTGAAGACCACCAGCCAAGGGGCGGTCTACTCGTTGCCGGTAAACCTGCATACGATCAATCAGTTCTACGGCAAGACCATGCGCCCAGACGAGGCCCGGAAATTTCTTGAAGAGCAGGCCGACACCTCGATTGAAGAGCCCCAGAACTTCGAAGAGCAGGCACTACGCTTCGTCGGTCCCGACCTCTATGCCGCTTTTTTCAAAGGCTACACTGAAAAGCAGTGGGGCTGCTCGCCGCGCGAGTTACCGGCATCGATCCTCAAGCGTCTGCCGGTCCGTTTCACCTACAACGACAACTATTTCTTCCACAAATTCCAAGGCATGCCCGAGAATGGCTATACGCCGATGATCGAAGCCATTCTCGACCACGAAAACATCACCATTTCGCTCGAGACAAGCTTCACCCCAGACATGGCAACCGAAGCGGATCACGTGTTCTACGCCGGGCCACTTGATGGCTATTTCGACTACCAACTTGGACGGCTCGGCTATCGCACACTCGATTTCGAAAAGTTCAGCGACACCGGCGACTACCAGGGTTGTGCCGTGATGAACTACGGCGACCGCGAGGTTCCGTGGACAAGAATCACGGAACACAAGCATTTTAGCCCTTGGGAGGAACATGAAGGCACCGTTTGCTACCGAGAATACAGTCGGGCAGCCAACCCAGAAGACATCCCCTACTACCCGATCCGAATGGTCGACGAGAAAGCCCTTCTTGGAGACTACGTCAAACTTGCTGAAGCCTCCTCTGGTGTGACTTTTGTAGGCCGCCTAGGAACATATCGGTACCTCGACATGGACGTGACGATCCGCGAAGCGCTCGATACGGCAGCCGCATTTCTTGCCTGCCAGAGAACTGGCACTGCGATGCCTGCCTTCTTGAAACCACCGCTATGA
- a CDS encoding IS3 family transposase (programmed frameshift), which produces MAGKREKPEDIVTKLRQVEVLHGQGLSMADAVRQIGISQHTFYRWRKQYGGMNRAQLSRLKELEKENLRLRRAVSDLTLEKLILTEAAPGKLLSPSRRRECVEHVCETLGISERRACRVLGQHRSTQRKPPQGREDEARLTADVIDLAREYGRYGYRRVAVLLRRAGWQVNHKRVARIWRREGLKVVPHKQKKRGRLWLDDGSCVRLKPEHPNHVWSYDFVQDRTSDGRTYRTLNILDEYTREALMIRVDRRLNSTDVLDALTDLFIQRGPPRFIRSDNGPEFIAQKVRDWIELVGAKTAYIEPGSPWENGYCESFNSRFRDELLNGEVFYSLREAQILIEQWRKHYNTARPHSALGYRTPAPETFIPIDRRPTMH; this is translated from the exons ATGGCTGGAAAGCGTGAGAAGCCGGAAGACATTGTCACCAAGCTGCGTCAGGTCGAGGTGTTGCATGGCCAGGGCCTGTCGATGGCCGATGCGGTGCGGCAGATCGGGATATCGCAGCATACCTTTTACCGGTGGCGGAAGCAGTATGGTGGGATGAACCGGGCACAGTTGTCGCGGCTGAAGGAACTCGAGAAGGAGAACCTGAGGCTGCGGCGGGCGGTATCTGACCTGACGCTCGAGAAGCTGATCCTGACCGAGGCTGCCC CAGGGAAACTTCTAAGCCCTTCGCGCCGCCGCGAATGCGTGGAGCATGTGTGCGAGACACTCGGCATCTCCGAACGCCGGGCCTGCCGGGTGCTCGGCCAACACCGCTCCACGCAGCGCAAGCCACCACAGGGCCGGGAAGACGAGGCGCGGCTGACCGCCGACGTCATCGATCTGGCCCGGGAGTATGGCCGCTACGGCTACCGCCGGGTCGCCGTGCTGCTGCGGCGTGCCGGCTGGCAGGTGAACCACAAGCGGGTGGCGCGCATTTGGCGGCGCGAAGGGCTCAAGGTCGTCCCACACAAGCAGAAGAAGCGCGGCAGGCTCTGGCTGGACGATGGCTCTTGCGTGCGGCTGAAGCCCGAGCACCCCAACCACGTCTGGTCCTACGACTTCGTGCAGGACCGGACCAGTGACGGCCGGACCTACCGGACGCTCAACATCCTCGATGAATATACGCGGGAGGCGTTAATGATCCGTGTCGACAGGCGACTGAACTCCACCGATGTCCTGGACGCCCTGACCGATCTCTTCATCCAGCGCGGCCCGCCGCGGTTCATCCGGTCCGACAACGGCCCGGAGTTCATCGCGCAGAAGGTGCGCGACTGGATCGAGCTGGTGGGGGCGAAGACCGCGTACATCGAGCCGGGGTCACCCTGGGAGAACGGTTATTGCGAGAGCTTCAACAGCAGGTTCAGGGACGAACTCCTCAATGGCGAGGTCTTCTACTCGTTGAGGGAGGCGCAAATCCTCATCGAACAATGGCGAAAGCACTACAACACCGCTCGGCCGCATAGCGCTCTTGGATATCGGACACCGGCACCGGAGACCTTCATCCCCATAGATCGAAGGCCGACCATGCATTAG
- the cysD gene encoding sulfate adenylyltransferase subunit CysD, giving the protein MDTKTLTHLQRLEAESIHILREVVAEAENPVMLYSVGKDSAVMLHLAKKAFYPSPPPFPLMHVDTTWKFQDMYKLRDKAAKDAGMQLLVHQNPEAKERGINPFDHGALHTDMWKTEGLKQALDKFGFDVAFGGARRDEEKSRAKERVFSFRSANHRWDPKNQRPELWRLYNARKAKGESVRVFPISNWTELDIWQYIHLEGIEIVPLYFSAPRPTVERDGLILMVDDERFPLKDGEEPVMRSVRFRTLGCYPLTGAVESEAQTLPEVIQEMLLTTTSERQGRAIDHDQAASMEKKKQEGYF; this is encoded by the coding sequence ATGGACACAAAGACCCTCACCCACCTGCAGCGCTTGGAAGCGGAGAGCATTCACATCCTGCGCGAGGTCGTCGCCGAGGCCGAGAACCCGGTCATGCTCTACAGCGTCGGCAAGGACAGCGCCGTCATGCTGCACTTGGCGAAAAAGGCCTTCTACCCCTCGCCGCCGCCCTTCCCGCTGATGCACGTCGACACCACCTGGAAGTTCCAGGACATGTACAAGCTGCGCGACAAGGCGGCCAAGGACGCAGGCATGCAGCTGCTGGTCCATCAGAACCCGGAAGCCAAAGAACGCGGCATTAACCCGTTCGACCATGGCGCGCTGCACACCGACATGTGGAAGACGGAAGGCCTCAAGCAGGCACTCGACAAGTTCGGCTTCGACGTGGCATTCGGCGGCGCCCGCCGCGACGAGGAAAAATCTCGCGCTAAAGAGCGCGTCTTCTCCTTCCGCTCGGCCAACCACCGCTGGGATCCGAAGAACCAGCGCCCGGAGCTCTGGCGGCTTTATAACGCGCGCAAAGCCAAGGGCGAGAGCGTTCGGGTGTTCCCGATCTCCAACTGGACCGAGCTCGATATCTGGCAGTACATCCATCTTGAGGGCATCGAGATCGTGCCACTGTATTTCTCGGCGCCGCGCCCGACGGTGGAGCGCGACGGGCTGATCCTGATGGTCGACGACGAGCGTTTCCCGCTCAAGGACGGCGAAGAGCCGGTGATGCGCTCGGTGCGCTTCCGCACGCTGGGCTGCTACCCGCTGACCGGTGCGGTGGAGAGCGAGGCGCAGACGCTGCCGGAAGTCATCCAGGAGATGCTGCTGACCACCACCTCGGAACGCCAAGGCCGCGCCATCGACCACGATCAGGCCGCCTCGATGGAGAAGAAGAAGCAGGAAGGCTATTTCTGA
- a CDS encoding calcium-binding protein — protein sequence MARIVASYEIDTFEIDLNFYQRNFWDSYFFNNEYYSFGGQAYQDVFLVNGYDYSVDLILGIGGSGFSFDSYGNVTGGTVTGMTEFTYSGEELWRADGFSLSAASIFQASQTSRNTDDRAMLRALLAGNDTVKLSAGSDRFESGGGNDTVRASGGHDVIYGDAGKDRIFGGYGNDRLFGGSHEDRIFGEAGRDHLAGAAGGDHIDGGNGADRLLGGRGADRIFGGAGKDQLSGGAGADQFHFSRGDGSDTIRDFQVRLDEIFIHSGATRFNQLDMHRTNGDTVIEFANVEIVLEGVRPAQLDENHFVFV from the coding sequence ATGGCAAGAATTGTCGCTAGCTATGAAATTGATACCTTTGAGATAGATTTGAACTTCTATCAGAGAAATTTCTGGGATTCATATTTTTTCAACAATGAATATTACTCATTTGGAGGGCAGGCGTACCAAGATGTGTTCTTGGTGAATGGATATGACTACTCTGTAGACTTGATCTTGGGAATTGGGGGATCTGGTTTCTCATTTGACTCCTATGGGAACGTGACCGGTGGAACAGTCACAGGAATGACTGAATTCACCTACTCTGGAGAGGAGCTGTGGAGAGCGGATGGCTTTTCACTATCTGCGGCATCCATCTTTCAGGCGTCTCAGACATCTCGGAATACCGACGACCGTGCGATGTTGAGAGCACTTTTGGCGGGAAATGACACGGTCAAACTTAGTGCTGGCTCTGATAGATTTGAAAGTGGTGGTGGGAACGATACCGTCCGCGCGTCAGGTGGGCACGATGTTATCTATGGAGATGCGGGCAAGGATCGGATTTTCGGGGGCTACGGGAACGATCGCCTTTTTGGCGGCTCTCATGAAGACAGGATTTTCGGAGAAGCTGGTAGGGATCATCTCGCGGGAGCAGCAGGCGGCGATCACATTGACGGGGGGAATGGTGCTGACCGCCTTCTGGGTGGGCGCGGCGCTGATCGCATATTTGGTGGCGCTGGAAAGGATCAGCTCTCTGGCGGTGCTGGCGCGGATCAGTTTCACTTCAGCCGAGGAGACGGAAGTGACACGATCAGAGACTTCCAGGTAAGGCTCGATGAGATTTTTATCCACTCAGGGGCTACACGTTTTAATCAGCTCGATATGCATCGTACCAATGGAGACACGGTCATCGAGTTTGCAAACGTCGAGATCGTACTCGAAGGCGTCCGTCCTGCGCAGCTAGATGAGAACCACTTTGTGTTTGTCTGA